AGAGATATGGCGGTACCGGATCGCATGTATTTGGCGAAGAGGTAGTAAGGATGGTAAATTGTTTGAAGAATATGTGACGTAGGTGTCGTTATAATCTACTCGAGAAGAATTATTTAGTTTGGAGAACGGGAAAGGGCGACGTGGATGTCATATACCGGTGAGATGACATTGACGCTTTGAGCAATACAGGCAATCGCTACTTTGTCGGCCTTTCGAATAAAAACGTTCATCCACGATGCGATTGCCAGAGCGTCGGAGAGGTCGTATATTTCTGCGCAAGCTTTCAGTAAAACAAaaaaaacaacaacaacaaatgaCCTACGCTCCAATCCATTCTCGGGCGTCCCTTTCGTAAAGTCCCAAGACTAAAAAAAAACGTTGTTTATGGATAGCATGGAAGCGGAGGATAAAAAAAACTCACGTTCCACTCATCGAAAGCAATCTTAATTTGCTTTGGTACATTTTGTTCGATCCGCTGCGGACCCATTTAGACCAAGTGCAGAAACAGGTTAGTTGAATACTCACGGCCAAATCAATCAATCCTGTGCAAATATCGATGGCCTTTTCTGCAGCTGCTGGGCCAAATACATTCCTCTCGTATCGCGCCCTCAAACTCGTATCTTTGAAATCGATGTCCGGGCCAGGGCTTGTATACAAATGGATACTATGATAGTCGACCCATGGGACCAATTTTTGTAAGACTTCGTAGTCCCATGAAGAGACTCCGATTTCGCCACATGAGATGAGAACAATCGAGGGATCCATAGACTTAAGTGCGTGAGCCCATTGGTGAGCCTTTTGAGCGTATTCTTTGGCGGGTAGTTGACCAATCTGCCATTTTCCTAAAAGTGAACCAAATCAATTCACCAGGTCGAGAATGGTGCGAGAGAAGGTCCATACCATACATCTCATTACCCAAGCCCCAAAGCTTTACACCATAGGGTTCATCTCTTCCTGTGTGTTTCCTGCGCAGGTTGGCCCAGTAGGTGTTTCGAGTCCCGTTCGCATATTCAAGCCACGCAAGGGCGTCAGTAAGAGTTCCAGTTCCCACTACAAGAAGCTTATTAGCCACGTTTTCATTTACCGAGAATCCCAAAGGAACCAAATAGGGGATGAGGATAGAAAAAACTCACTGTTTAGGCAGATATATGGCTCGACCTTTGCCTCTTTGCACCACGTCATGTACTCGTCCATCCCGAACAAATTACTTTCTTCAGAGCCCCAGGCGAGTTCAGGCCTGCGAGGACGCTCTGATGCAGGGCCTATTCCGTCTTGCCATTGGTATGCACTAGATTTTGGCTGGTTTTAGTGCTAGCATGAGCAAGGATGAGAGGATAGGACCAACCTGACAAAGTTTCCGCCTGGCCACCTAACGATTGGAACCTTCAATTCATCTCTCAAAAGATGCAACACATCCTTCCGGAACCCAGACGAAGTTATGAGATCCTTGGGAGTCTCGGGGTCCGGGACGATTCCGCCGTATATACCTACGCAGATCCAGTTGTTTGTTAGATAAAACATTCATGAATTTGCTAAGCGGCGCACATCGACCCAGATGCTCGATGAAACCAGAGTACAGTCTATCATCGACTGGTGCGATGATGTGCGCCGGGTCTACAGATATTGTTGTAGTCATGTTATGAGCACAATAAACGAGTCGGACCAGGTCGAGGCGGAGAGTAAATCACAAAAACGTTGAGTTGTCTGGTTCTGTCAGAATGTGAGTTTAAATATTGCGCGCGAATTCGAAGTCGTCGGGCCGGTCGGAATAGACTTTGACGGAGAAGTTTCCATCTGCAGCATGATGGTGGTCGAATTTGGGAGATTAGTCCGGGAGATGTTATAATTTGATTTGGACCAGGTCAAATGAAATTCGCACCACTGGTAGGAGCAAACGATGATGGCAGAACTATTAGCATCAATTGAGTAGCGACCTTTGTTTAATTTACTCCCGTTTCCCGATCTTTGAAAGAACAGTACAAATGGTACGATTGTTTTAAAATGACATACATTAGTTTGATTTCTCTCAATTTACCAAGCCTGGCTGTACTACGAGCCATGTATTATTCTTATTGATATGAAGTCGAAGCCAGACTCCTGGCGTAACATTCCGTAGGGTATTCGAAAATCGGAGGAGTGGGAATGGAGAGCAAACCTCAGACAGAAGGGATAGAATTGGGTAACATTTTCGGCACGAACACGCCTCCCAATTTACATAATCAAAGATGAATATGGCAGGCTCGTCAAGCCTTGTAGCGTACAAGCGGTCGTATAGCGTACATCTGCATATATTTATAGCTCTATATACTACTGACAGCCGGTCTACTCTGCTTCAGCGCTGTTTATATTCTCCCGAACAGTCTCCTGTCTTTCTTGAACCGCGCTGGGACGGGATTGGTCAACTCAACTATAAGCATTGTCCACACCAAGACCCCTTACCGTAAAGCATACATGCGACGCCCAGTATCTGTATGCTGCCGCTGTATGCAGCCAGCGCATGCCAGCTATGTCCTGCGCCATCTAGTATAACCCCTCCAATCGGCGGTCCGCTTAGCATCCCTACATCGCCACCGCATATACACTATCCTCAGCGTCTTGACACGCTTCAGGGCCCTTGCACACGACTCACCCGGCACATTCGCAATGTTGAACAGCCCAGTCAGAGTCGCCAGGTTGTCTGTCCCGTACAGCGTAGCCGCGATCGGTGTCACcaagctcaagaagcaaGGTCCTGTCAGACCGAACACCACCCTGAGCTCATCCCTTAGTACCATGCTCTATGCGGCACACGAAAGTGAGAACTGCCTACGAGAACACCATGATCCCCGCATATGTCTCTGCCGCAACGTTCCACAGCACAAGCTGAGACAGCCCGCTGATGGTGATCGCAAGTATGAACGCGTTCATGAACCCGATCCGGTCTGCCACGTGACCAGCACCAATCCGACCGATAGCGCTGGCGAAGCTCATGATTGGGATAGGCAGGTTGGCGAGTCGGCTGGAGATCGCCGGGATCTTCTCGCCGGTGTAGACCGAGATGAACACGAACGGGCACATGTATCCGCTGAGTGTGGGGCGGCTCAGCCCAGAAATTGCAAACGCTGGAGAAAGAGACGCAAGGACTCACAAGAGCGCAAAGAACAGGGCAGTCCAGCAGCTCCAGAACGTAGGATCAGCGAGGTACCTCTTGTCGAGCCACTGTATCTCGCGGACGGGCTTGTTGGGACCAGACGCCGACGGGCGAACCTTGACAAGCAGGAAGCCAAGCAGCATGGTCAGGCCCTGGACGAAGGAGTAGATTAGCAGAGTCTTCCTGAAGCCAATCCGGCTGAGCATCTCCTGATTGGCAATTCGGATAAGATCAATCAGCAGTCGTGTTAGAGTGCGGCTTCTTGGGATATGATGCGCACCTGAACGATGAGTGCCGGGACTGCTGCTCCAAAGGACGAACCGGCGATGACGAAGCCTGTGGCGACTCCGCGGCGCTTGCTGAACCACTGGGACGGCAGGGCAAAGACCATAGGCAGCAGCAGACCGCATCCCACGCCTTGCAAGACACCCTGTGTgagagaggtatgactcatgTGCCTACCTCTATGCTCTGAGAAATGAGACTCACCTGAGTGAGAAAGATGGACCACAAGCTGGTGCAGAAGGCTGCGAGCAGCTGGCCGACAAAGACAACAATGCAGCCTGCTGCGATGAACATCTGAGCCAGCATCGGTGTCAGCGTCAGAACGACGCGCATATAGTCATGTAGCTACCTTGTACCCGCTGTGCGAGCGAGAGAACGCGTGAGTGAGGTGAGTAGCGCTGAGTGCGTAGCTCAGTTTGAAGGCTGAGTAGCGACTCACTATCTGTCTCCGAACTTGCCAGACACAAAGGCTACTGTCATCATTAGCTAGTCGGAGCATGCTGATGTCAGTTGGATGGATCAAGAGCAAGGAGGTCGGACGGACTGCGTTCTGAAGCGAGCCTATGACACTGAGCGTAGCTCCTGGAGTGCCGGCTAGAAAGTGCTGAGCATGGTACTTCTGGAACACTCCCCATATCAGGCTGTGGGGTGAGAGGTATGTATGGTCAGTCGAGGTAGTAGGTATGGACAGTGAAGAGCACACTTACTTCCATCCTGGAAGGAGAGCGAGGGGAGGTGTTAGCCAGAGCAAGTGCTGAAAAGCTGGGAAGATACGGACCGATGGAAGGACCGGATATCAAGGCGCAGCCAAGGACGACCTTCCAG
The nucleotide sequence above comes from Rhizoctonia solani chromosome 3, complete sequence. Encoded proteins:
- a CDS encoding major facilitator superfamily transporter — its product is MHHVNNLDLPEAARVTRFFNMDAPSDARTRPENQSRDWDAQTVGDSDPATRIASQEKSIHQLENPPSAPEPHSPHFQEGGIDGWKVVLGCALISGPSIGPYLPSFSALALANTSPRSPSRMEKYHAQHFLAGTPGATLSVIGSLQNAVRPTSLLLIHPTDISMLRLANDDSSLCVWQVRRQIMFIAAGCIVVFVGQLLAAFCTSLWSIFLTQGVLQGVGCGLLLPMVFALPSQWFSKRRGVATGFVIAGSSFGAAVPALIVQEMLSRIGFRKTLLIYSFVQGLTMLLGFLLVKVRPSASGPNKPVREIQWLDKRYLADPTFWSCWTALFFALFGYMCPFVFISVYTGEKIPAISSRLANLPIPIMSFASAIGRIGAGHVADRIGFMNAFILAITISGLSQLVLWNVAAETYAGIMVFSVVFGLTGPCFLSLVTPIAATLYGTDNLATLTGLFNIANVPDPAHIIAPVDDRLYSGFIEHLGRCIYGGIVPDPETPKDLITSSGFRKDVLHLLRDELKVPIVRWPGGNFVSAYQWQDGIGPASERPRRPELAWGSEESNLFGMDEYMTWCKEAKVEPYICLNMGTGTLTDALAWLEYANGTRNTYWANLRRKHTGRDEPYGVKLWGLGNEMYGKWQIGQLPAKEYAQKAHQWAHALKSMDPSIVLISCGEIGVSSWDYEVLQKLVPWVDYHSIHLYTSPGPDIDFKDTSLRARYERNVFGPAAAEKAIDICTGLIDLARIEQNVPKQIKIAFDEWNSWDFTKGTPENGLEQIYDLSDALAIASWMNVFIRKADKVAIACIAQSVNVISPIITTPTSHILQTIYHPYYLFAKYMRSGTAISLALTGQATPQFQGQTHPSWSQFTAGPQPYLDASAVYVEGGEGVGSVRIAVVNKHLELALGASLRFPETLVGSGKVRVAPNTTNLRLRRMGCEQTDRVQGAFVHTDDIYVREGLDGARVY